The Leptospira andrefontaineae genome has a segment encoding these proteins:
- a CDS encoding efflux RND transporter permease subunit: MILEQLQKNLRETLGNRSGAHAALLIFFLILSIVSIIDIPMEVFPSRESARMSITTTFPGTDVEKIEREITSSIEESLSSIGGILEMRSISEASKSVIKLQFETYSQIIERTSDIREKLEILGAKFPKEVRKPILEYSDSSENPVLILTINKENVSNNDLRFIAESQIKTKIEAISGIGRVSIVGGDSKEILIACDRDRLESEGLSIADVSRIIRSNNTNAIVSKAQIGNKEFNVYIKAKKKLPSDFASIPLRDNGNAILTLGEVAKISFSNKEKESYFRRNGKEGVSIYVYRTAGNGLTSLNSEIEKIRESLENEVDITVVYDKYSLAIFDLGKYFLSVVVVFLIFSVLVFRKRSVSNIVVLFYSFFCSAAFTGIIFGSINALHAIGINCVCIYFISMDRLNSFFPKKGLGEVLFSAAWIFAIYFLLKKDVSAFYFQALTSGAIFSIFYILSSTLSFEKFSILKELRLIDDRLFLLSERIKDKLPTFENFKARLIKSNAFTQNFIKRSEKTEIGKRFLSYYAVIGSEKIVFTFSIIFLFYFLSASFRSYADPSNTRAVIGSLELPPGSSVLLTNRISEKVEEILGEMKITEDLISKVEGDHSRIILKMKSGISVDESLFNSLKSKIGKQSPAFIFFSSDTENAADEGITFEVFGSNYEELDAIVKSITKEISSFPETEEVVLRYKGPRDEYTMNVDPQKAARSVLDASKLGEDIRFTLQGGIAAKSFSNFTEIDVRVRSSDEFRGSKDSLEKVNVRNSEGRFVPVSEISSGKDDKTPVKIFHKNRRRTLSFSVHLRSNSIGDIRKFESKINSFDLPEGYRIERLVPVNRSNFGRNLKVDLPFILSVLFLIVKGAVLTANSKDRMRNISIRIFGLVFLGFCIRILLGDWKIHSSLYFLLLSLLI, translated from the coding sequence ATGATATTAGAGCAATTACAAAAGAATTTAAGAGAGACCTTAGGAAATCGCTCGGGCGCTCATGCGGCGTTATTGATCTTTTTTTTGATCTTGTCTATAGTTTCAATTATAGATATTCCCATGGAAGTTTTTCCCTCGAGAGAGTCGGCGAGAATGTCGATCACAACTACCTTTCCTGGTACAGATGTAGAAAAAATAGAACGAGAAATTACTTCGTCTATCGAAGAAAGCCTATCCTCAATCGGAGGAATATTGGAAATGAGATCGATTTCCGAGGCATCGAAATCGGTTATAAAATTACAGTTCGAAACCTATTCGCAGATAATCGAAAGGACTTCTGATATTCGCGAGAAATTGGAGATCTTAGGAGCAAAATTTCCAAAAGAAGTTAGAAAGCCGATTTTAGAATATTCAGATTCTTCGGAGAACCCAGTCCTAATCCTTACGATAAACAAAGAAAATGTATCTAATAACGATCTTAGGTTTATTGCCGAATCTCAAATTAAAACAAAAATAGAAGCCATTTCAGGGATAGGAAGAGTCTCGATCGTAGGAGGAGATAGTAAAGAAATTCTAATCGCTTGCGATCGAGACAGATTAGAATCGGAAGGTTTAAGTATTGCGGATGTTTCGAGAATTATACGTTCAAATAATACAAATGCGATTGTCTCCAAAGCCCAAATCGGTAATAAAGAATTCAACGTATATATAAAAGCAAAAAAGAAACTTCCAAGCGATTTTGCATCCATTCCTTTACGTGATAACGGGAATGCTATATTGACCTTAGGCGAAGTTGCAAAAATCTCATTTTCCAATAAAGAAAAAGAATCCTATTTTAGAAGGAATGGAAAAGAAGGGGTAAGCATTTACGTCTACAGAACTGCAGGGAACGGTTTAACTTCCCTAAACTCCGAGATAGAAAAAATACGGGAAAGTCTTGAAAACGAAGTCGATATCACCGTAGTATATGACAAATACTCCCTTGCAATCTTCGATCTAGGAAAATATTTTCTAAGTGTAGTTGTTGTTTTTCTAATTTTCTCGGTACTGGTCTTTAGAAAGAGATCAGTTTCAAATATTGTAGTTCTTTTTTATTCTTTTTTTTGTTCTGCCGCATTCACGGGGATCATTTTTGGAAGCATTAACGCGTTACACGCTATCGGAATAAATTGTGTTTGTATTTATTTTATTTCGATGGATAGGCTGAATTCATTTTTTCCGAAAAAAGGATTAGGAGAGGTCCTTTTTAGTGCAGCTTGGATATTTGCGATCTATTTCCTATTGAAAAAGGACGTATCTGCTTTCTATTTCCAAGCTTTGACAAGTGGAGCGATTTTCTCGATCTTTTATATTTTGTCGAGTACACTGAGTTTTGAAAAATTTTCGATCCTAAAGGAGCTACGCCTCATAGATGATCGGCTTTTTCTTTTGTCAGAGAGGATTAAAGACAAACTACCCACATTTGAGAATTTCAAAGCGAGACTTATTAAATCCAACGCTTTTACTCAGAATTTCATAAAACGATCCGAAAAAACCGAAATCGGGAAGAGATTTCTTTCTTATTACGCTGTAATAGGAAGTGAAAAAATAGTGTTCACTTTTAGTATCATTTTTCTTTTTTATTTTTTATCCGCAAGTTTCAGAAGTTATGCGGATCCTTCGAATACTCGAGCAGTAATTGGCTCCCTGGAACTTCCCCCCGGCTCAAGCGTTTTATTAACGAATAGGATCTCCGAAAAAGTAGAAGAGATCTTAGGGGAGATGAAAATCACCGAGGATCTTATTTCTAAGGTAGAAGGAGATCACTCCAGGATCATTCTAAAAATGAAATCGGGCATTTCTGTAGACGAGTCCCTATTTAATTCCTTGAAATCGAAAATAGGAAAGCAGAGTCCGGCATTTATTTTCTTCTCTTCCGATACGGAGAATGCGGCGGATGAGGGAATTACATTTGAAGTATTCGGAAGTAATTATGAAGAATTGGACGCGATCGTAAAAAGTATAACTAAGGAAATTTCATCTTTTCCGGAAACGGAAGAGGTAGTGCTGCGCTATAAAGGTCCTAGAGACGAATATACAATGAATGTGGATCCGCAAAAAGCGGCCAGATCAGTATTAGACGCCTCTAAATTGGGTGAGGATATTCGGTTCACATTGCAAGGCGGGATAGCCGCTAAATCTTTTTCAAATTTTACCGAAATAGACGTAAGAGTTCGTTCTTCGGACGAATTTAGGGGCTCTAAAGATTCTCTTGAGAAAGTTAATGTGCGAAATTCGGAAGGTAGGTTTGTTCCTGTTTCTGAAATTTCTTCAGGAAAAGACGATAAAACACCGGTAAAGATCTTTCATAAAAATAGAAGAAGGACATTATCTTTTTCCGTTCATTTAAGATCTAATTCGATAGGAGATATTCGTAAGTTCGAATCGAAAATCAATTCATTTGATTTGCCGGAAGGTTATAGGATCGAAAGGCTTGTCCCTGTGAATCGTTCCAATTTCGGAAGAAACTTAAAAGTGGATTTACCTTTCATTTTGTCCGTTTTGTTTTTGATCGTTAAAGGTGCGGTCTTAACGGCAAACTCCAAAGACAGGATGCGAAATATTTCCATTCGTATATTCGGATTGGTTTTTCTGGGGTTTTGTATTCGGATCTTGTTGGGAGACTGGAAGATCCATTCAAGTCTGTATTTTCTTCTTCTTTCTCTATTAATTTAA
- a CDS encoding efflux RND transporter permease subunit, giving the protein MEKLVKVILSKPGTILSIYVSFVIFGIIALFDLKIAILPEIGFPKAVVETKFPFAGIEEVEALISKPISERLGSSRGVKSVYAVSEPGVSQVTITFANNRDLEFKISELREKLEQVRELLPQNSEKPILSRFDPNSGPFLEMVFFPDKLNNPVLLKSYLEENWKPVLERIEGVASLQIGGGYEKEILAEIDAKRLLAYKLSPQSVGRAVVLSNRNVPAGSVPAGDKEVLVRVKGAASSIEELGKTVITVGPNGEPVLFGDFADLKINYRKRSEKALFNGKECVILYFYKESGANPVEVSERILEEANQIYKSSRSEVQFETGFDEANYVKQSVNGLRLSLLIGAGLAFLVSLLLLRNFSSPIVLMLIVPAAVLISFFLFWIFGLSLNMMSLGGLAVGIGMLFDNSNVVLSAIERNLDSSQNKLKACMSGISETILSVIIATISTLLVFIPMVFLKTFIGSLFSEMALAISISLLVSLVISITLTPVLYYLIPLMYAKKNSFYDRLFIRSESYEIRFIKWHSWLLEGLLKNPKGSVGWIFILIFLSGVSVYFISKEILPKMETGEFAIRLKFPFGTIRERVEESTIALESFIKEKYQVSDSISRIGKESQSGKDGGLTVDPSSEIRFIIGSWHRSSTSRIVESIKSDLFEEFPNLNSNVKYSGDVLSSIVGAESEIILELKGEEVPELEKLGKRLEAKGSSIPGVRKISHALGDSVRSYTLNFDESKLLRYGWSLDSVGDSLRIATLGGYFSGVELEGKEIPIRLIFRGVDIQNLDSVRNFGIPVGEKSVSISELSEIEEENNYRYLYGIGGQRANFITFFSDPGKESEVLRGVNNFIRSEEFPMEISLGLQESADYSAVIKELSFTIILAFIVLYLLISGQFESIRVANRILITIPLVVLGAIPFLFLFGRSINASSFVGLIMLMGISIDSAVLFYEYFLIEKSKKVSNPIASKKSANIILKPVLMNSTTTFVGLLPIMFVLMPGSEFQASMAVVVGFGVILSLLNAIFLMPLLFSLMEEKA; this is encoded by the coding sequence TTGGAAAAACTAGTCAAAGTTATTCTAAGTAAACCAGGCACAATTTTATCCATTTACGTCTCCTTCGTTATTTTCGGGATCATCGCTCTTTTCGATCTTAAAATCGCAATATTGCCTGAAATCGGTTTTCCAAAAGCGGTTGTTGAAACCAAATTTCCTTTTGCAGGAATAGAAGAAGTCGAGGCATTAATTTCCAAACCTATTTCCGAAAGACTAGGCAGTTCTCGTGGAGTTAAATCAGTTTATGCAGTTTCCGAACCGGGAGTATCTCAAGTCACCATTACTTTTGCCAACAACAGAGACCTTGAATTTAAGATAAGTGAATTAAGGGAAAAGTTAGAACAAGTAAGAGAGTTACTTCCCCAAAATTCAGAGAAACCAATTCTTTCCAGGTTTGATCCCAATTCGGGACCATTTCTAGAAATGGTTTTTTTCCCAGATAAATTAAATAACCCCGTATTATTAAAAAGCTATTTGGAAGAGAATTGGAAACCGGTTTTAGAAAGAATAGAAGGTGTAGCTAGTCTTCAGATCGGCGGTGGCTACGAAAAGGAAATATTGGCCGAAATTGATGCAAAGCGTCTGCTTGCATACAAACTCTCTCCTCAGAGTGTCGGCAGAGCGGTCGTCCTTTCGAATAGGAACGTTCCAGCAGGCTCAGTACCGGCCGGAGACAAGGAGGTCTTGGTCCGAGTTAAAGGGGCCGCGAGTTCTATTGAGGAATTAGGTAAAACCGTTATTACAGTCGGCCCGAATGGAGAACCTGTGCTTTTCGGTGACTTTGCGGATCTAAAGATCAATTATAGAAAAAGATCGGAGAAAGCTTTATTTAACGGAAAAGAATGTGTTATATTATATTTTTATAAAGAATCCGGGGCAAACCCAGTTGAGGTTTCCGAAAGGATCCTCGAAGAAGCGAATCAAATTTACAAATCTTCCAGGTCGGAAGTGCAATTCGAAACGGGTTTTGATGAAGCAAATTATGTAAAACAATCGGTAAACGGACTAAGATTGTCTCTCTTGATCGGAGCAGGGCTAGCCTTTTTAGTCAGTCTGCTACTACTGCGAAATTTCAGTTCTCCCATCGTTTTAATGTTAATTGTTCCGGCGGCAGTGCTCATTAGTTTTTTTCTATTCTGGATATTCGGGCTTTCATTGAATATGATGTCTCTGGGTGGACTTGCAGTCGGGATAGGAATGCTTTTCGATAATAGCAATGTCGTACTTTCCGCAATAGAAAGAAATCTAGATAGTAGTCAGAATAAACTCAAGGCTTGCATGAGTGGAATTTCTGAAACGATCCTTTCGGTAATCATAGCTACAATCTCTACTTTGCTAGTATTTATACCTATGGTGTTTTTAAAAACATTCATAGGGTCTTTATTTTCGGAAATGGCTTTGGCTATTTCTATTTCCTTACTAGTCAGTCTTGTAATTTCGATCACACTTACACCGGTTCTTTATTATCTAATCCCGTTAATGTATGCGAAGAAAAATTCCTTTTACGATAGATTATTTATAAGGAGCGAATCCTATGAAATTCGTTTTATCAAATGGCATAGTTGGCTACTGGAAGGACTTCTTAAAAACCCTAAAGGCTCTGTCGGTTGGATCTTTATTTTGATCTTTTTGTCGGGAGTTTCGGTATATTTTATTTCAAAAGAAATTCTGCCAAAGATGGAAACTGGAGAATTTGCGATTCGTTTGAAGTTCCCATTCGGAACGATCCGAGAAAGGGTAGAGGAATCTACAATCGCTTTGGAATCTTTTATAAAAGAAAAATACCAAGTCTCGGATTCGATATCTAGAATAGGGAAAGAAAGTCAATCCGGTAAGGATGGGGGACTGACAGTAGACCCTAGTTCTGAAATCAGGTTTATAATTGGAAGCTGGCATAGAAGTTCCACTAGCAGGATAGTTGAATCAATTAAGAGTGATTTGTTCGAAGAATTTCCCAACTTAAATTCGAACGTTAAATATTCGGGTGATGTTTTGTCGTCCATTGTTGGCGCAGAAAGTGAAATCATATTGGAACTTAAAGGTGAAGAAGTCCCCGAACTTGAGAAATTAGGCAAACGACTGGAAGCAAAAGGAAGTTCGATCCCAGGAGTTCGAAAAATCTCTCATGCGTTAGGTGATTCTGTAAGATCTTATACTTTAAATTTTGATGAATCAAAATTATTGAGATACGGTTGGTCATTGGATTCCGTTGGAGATAGTTTAAGGATCGCAACTTTGGGAGGTTATTTTTCCGGTGTTGAATTGGAAGGTAAAGAGATCCCGATCAGACTTATTTTCCGAGGAGTAGATATCCAAAATTTAGATTCAGTCAGAAATTTCGGAATCCCCGTGGGAGAGAAATCCGTATCTATTAGTGAATTGTCCGAGATAGAAGAGGAGAATAATTACAGATACTTGTATGGGATTGGGGGCCAAAGAGCGAATTTCATTACGTTCTTTTCAGATCCTGGTAAAGAATCTGAAGTATTAAGAGGGGTGAATAACTTCATTAGATCAGAAGAATTTCCGATGGAAATTTCTTTGGGGCTTCAAGAATCCGCAGACTACTCGGCAGTGATAAAAGAACTTTCCTTCACTATAATTTTAGCATTTATCGTTTTATATTTATTAATATCCGGGCAGTTCGAATCCATACGAGTCGCAAATAGAATTCTAATTACGATCCCTTTGGTTGTTTTAGGAGCTATACCTTTTTTATTTCTCTTCGGTCGATCAATAAATGCCAGTTCCTTTGTAGGTTTAATTATGCTGATGGGAATCTCCATCGATTCGGCCGTTCTATTTTATGAGTATTTTCTGATTGAGAAGTCTAAGAAAGTTTCCAATCCTATAGCTTCTAAAAAATCCGCTAACATTATATTGAAGCCTGTTCTTATGAACTCAACGACTACCTTTGTTGGGTTGTTACCGATCATGTTTGTTCTAATGCCGGGATCCGAATTTCAAGCTTCTATGGCTGTTGTGGTCGGCTTCGGAGTTATTCTTAGCTTGTTGAATGCTATTTTTCTTATGCCATTATTGTTTTCGCTAATGGAAGAAAAAGCGTAA
- a CDS encoding efflux RND transporter periplasmic adaptor subunit: MNGTGKFHPKILLLLGGFIFFISAVVWNVLPKFKNGLSITPPKKISVKVSSVKSVEVSPSIEAAGVIEPEEKIDLFFKVPGRIEKVFVEEGERVSRGQKLASLEKYSFEQERKRQEANLDSSIAQLKLSEEKFEKARKQIQAKFIEIKKQNELVSRYREEYEKAKRTFEAKEAVFKEGAISQEELNAARIEAIARSTVYENGKRDLDIISLGMTDSDIKESGHPVPKTDAARLIILKEINTKIEKAETEVAKAAVRSTETLLNKALQDLKESDLYSPMDGTIMQKLKSRGDVLNGASGQGQAVLVVAKIDNIFAVFNVNEKDSVRIKKGLNVDVIADVLPDKLFKGEIVRVQPYIVEKTHTLQVSAKVSNKEIKLRPGMFIRTRTFEGDKIKVFEIPRISFLESSDKEGSIFVVREGKAFKIQVKIKETRGDSIYLSEGPNENDQVVIEGNSRLKEGSEVEIEKEPTNPPQGG; encoded by the coding sequence ATGAACGGGACCGGTAAATTTCATCCGAAAATACTTCTACTACTGGGCGGATTTATCTTTTTCATTTCCGCAGTAGTTTGGAATGTACTTCCAAAATTCAAAAATGGACTTAGTATTACTCCTCCGAAAAAGATCTCAGTCAAAGTTTCTTCCGTAAAATCAGTGGAGGTTTCTCCAAGTATTGAAGCAGCCGGTGTTATCGAGCCGGAAGAAAAAATTGATCTTTTCTTTAAAGTTCCAGGCAGAATCGAAAAGGTTTTTGTTGAGGAAGGAGAAAGAGTCAGTAGAGGCCAAAAGTTAGCCAGCTTAGAAAAATATAGTTTCGAACAAGAACGTAAAAGGCAAGAAGCCAATCTGGATTCATCGATTGCCCAATTGAAACTTTCCGAGGAAAAATTCGAGAAGGCTCGAAAACAAATTCAGGCCAAATTTATAGAGATCAAAAAGCAGAATGAGTTGGTTAGTAGATACCGAGAAGAATACGAAAAGGCTAAAAGGACTTTTGAAGCTAAAGAAGCGGTTTTTAAAGAAGGCGCAATCAGTCAGGAAGAATTAAACGCAGCTCGAATTGAGGCTATTGCGAGATCGACCGTTTATGAGAACGGAAAAAGAGATTTAGACATCATATCTTTAGGGATGACTGATTCGGATATAAAAGAGTCCGGTCACCCGGTCCCTAAAACGGATGCGGCACGATTAATTATTTTGAAAGAGATTAATACAAAGATTGAAAAGGCGGAAACCGAAGTTGCAAAGGCAGCAGTTCGTTCTACGGAAACTCTTCTAAACAAAGCATTACAGGATCTAAAAGAATCCGATTTGTATTCTCCAATGGACGGAACAATAATGCAAAAGCTAAAATCCCGAGGCGATGTTTTAAACGGAGCATCCGGCCAAGGCCAGGCGGTTTTAGTGGTGGCTAAAATAGATAATATTTTTGCAGTATTCAACGTGAATGAAAAAGATTCCGTAAGAATTAAGAAAGGCTTAAATGTCGATGTTATCGCAGATGTTCTGCCAGATAAATTATTCAAAGGTGAAATTGTTCGTGTTCAACCATATATAGTTGAGAAAACGCATACTCTCCAAGTAAGTGCAAAAGTTTCCAATAAGGAAATCAAATTGCGTCCCGGAATGTTTATTAGGACTCGTACTTTCGAAGGAGATAAGATAAAGGTATTTGAAATTCCTAGAATTTCTTTTCTGGAAAGTAGCGATAAAGAAGGGTCTATTTTTGTCGTTCGCGAGGGAAAGGCTTTCAAGATCCAGGTAAAGATCAAAGAAACTAGAGGCGATAGCATTTATTTATCCGAAGGTCCTAACGAAAACGACCAAGTGGTTATAGAAGGGAATTCAAGACTAAAAGAAGGGTCAGAAGTAGAAATTGAAAAAGAACCGACTAATCCTCCACAAGGGGGATAG